ATATCGAAGTGCTTCGGCGATCGGGGCTTGCCGATCTGCAACCGGGCGAGGCGCTGGCGATCCGGGTGATCGACGGCAAACGCGGTCTGATGGCCACCGAGGTGAACGCATGGGAAGCCGCGCTTACGGCCTCGTGATCCTTGCCGCCGCGCTGTTCGCGGGGCCGGCCGTCGCGCAATGTCGCGACGATACGGTCTGGCTGCGCGGCGACTGGGGCAGTGCCCGGTTTCGCGTCGATCTGGCCGACGACGCGGAGGAACGCGCCCAGGGGCTGATGTTTGTCGAGGAGATGCCCGCATCCGCGGGCATGCTCTTTGTCTACCCGTCGGAGCGGGCGGCGACGTTCTGGATGAAGAACACGCTGATCCCGCTCGACATGATCTTTGCCGACGCTCAGGGCAGGGTGGTGACGGTCCATTCCCGGGCCGTGCCGCATGACACCACGCCCATTCCCAGCGGCGAACCGGTGCAATTCGTGCTCGAAATCAATGGCGGTCTGGCCGAGCGGCTGGGCATCGTGCCCGGCAGCGAGATGCAGCATCCCGCGATTGCCGATCCGGTCTGGCCCTGCGAGTGAATTGCCTCTTTTCAAACCGGAGGCCAGATTATATGCGAGACCCGTCGGGGCGTGGCGCAGCCTGGTAGCGCGTCTGTTTTGGGTACAGAAGGTCGTGAGTTCGAATCTCGCCGCCCCGACCATCCGAGTTTTCATGTTATTTCGTTTGCCGCGCCGTGCCACATCGCCGGCTGCTCTCCGGGGCCACCGTTATCCCTGCCGCCGATGGCAGTCGGAGCGCCGGCGCGGCGCGGTTCACACGACCCAGCCACCGCCAGGCGTGTGGCCCGAGGGCGGCTGTGACTGCGATGACTCCGCACAAGATATGGTGGCCGCGCGGCGCATGATTTCTCAGATCGGCCGGATTGCCTGAATTTTCAGCAGCGCCGCTGGCTCACGGTAACGGCCTTTCGACTGACGCGCTGGCCGCGCCGCCCGGTTCAGGCATTTTATGAACAGCTGTGGATAACTTGCGCCGAAACCGGCGGTTTTCCCTTTGGTCCGTGCGACGCCGCACAGGCGGGTGTCATGTGGATGAATCGCGGATAAGCCATAGCTCTTGTGTGCACCTGATACGTCAACACAAAATATACGGGGTCGCCCCCAAAAAAGCCGTTGACCCTCAGGCGGATTTTGCGCCAATTTGTGCGGGCCGGACGGCATACCACTAGATATAGTGATGCTCGGCGGGGACACACAGAACGCACATCGAGATATCGCATGACCGCAGCGGGCGTATCGCTTGGCTGCTTTGGGTAACGCTGTCCCTGCATCGCCGACAAAGAATTTGGGCACCAGCTGAAGCAGAGGCAGCGATGAAGATCGAAAGAAAATACACCGAGGCAGGCCAGGACGCATATGCGAATATCGAATTCGTCACCACGAGTTCGGAGATCCGCAATCCCGACGGCACCACGGTGTTCAAGCTCGACACGCTGGAAGTGCCGGCGAAGTGGAGCCAGGTCGCCTCGGACGTCATCGCGCAGAAATATTTCCGCAAGGCCGGCGTGCCGACCGCGCTGAAGAAGGTCGCCGAAAAGGGCGTGCCGGAATTCCTCTGGCGCTCGGTTCCCGCCGACAAGGACACGCCCCGCACCGGCGAAACCTCTGCCAAGCAGGTCTTTGACCGTCTGGCCGGTGCATGGGCCTATTGGGGCTGGAAGGGCGGCTATTTCTCGACCGAGGCCGATGCCCAGGCCTATTACGACGAGATGCGCCACATGCTGGCCAGCCAGACCGCCGCGCCGAACAGCCCGCAATGGTTCAACACCGGCCTGCACTGGGCCTATGGGATCGACGGCCCGGGCCAGGGCCACTATTACGTCGATTACAAGACCGGCAAGCTGACCAAATCCAAATCCGCCTATGAGCATCCGCAGCCGCATGCCTGCTTTATCCAGTCCGTCGCCGACGATCTGGTCAGCGACGGCGGCATCATGGACCTGTGGGTGCGTGAGGCGCGGCTGTTCAAATACGGCTCGGGCACCGGCACCAACTTCTCTTCGCTGCGTGCCGAGGGCGAGCGCCTGTCCGGCGGCGGCAAATCCTCCGGCCTCATGGGCTTCCTCAAGA
The window above is part of the Salipiger abyssi genome. Proteins encoded here:
- a CDS encoding DUF192 domain-containing protein; the protein is MGSRAYGLVILAAALFAGPAVAQCRDDTVWLRGDWGSARFRVDLADDAEERAQGLMFVEEMPASAGMLFVYPSERAATFWMKNTLIPLDMIFADAQGRVVTVHSRAVPHDTTPIPSGEPVQFVLEINGGLAERLGIVPGSEMQHPAIADPVWPCE